From Streptomyces sp. NBC_00237, a single genomic window includes:
- the arsB gene encoding ACR3 family arsenite efflux transporter, whose protein sequence is MAATEPTTAPPGEASVVKKLSTLDRYLAVWILLAMAVGLGLGRLVPGMNDALAKIEIGGISLPIALGLLVMMYPVLAKVRYDQLDRVTGDRKLVISSLVINWIVGPAVMFALAWIFLPDLPEYRTGLIVVGLARCIAMVIIWNDLACGDREAAAVLVALNSVFQVFAFGLLGWLYLDLLPRWLHLGDGQGLDVSVWHIALNVIVFLGVPLLAGFLTRRIGERKMGRETYEATFLPRIGPWALYGLLFTIVVLFALQGRTITSQPLDVVRIALPLLVYFAVMFFGTFLLGKSLGLAYDRTATLAFTAAGNNFELAIAVAIATFGVTSGQALSGVVGPLIEVPVLIGLVYVALAWRRKFAPDKVAS, encoded by the coding sequence ATGGCCGCCACAGAACCCACCACCGCACCGCCCGGTGAGGCGTCGGTCGTCAAGAAGCTCTCCACCCTCGACCGCTACCTCGCCGTGTGGATCCTGCTCGCCATGGCCGTCGGGCTCGGACTGGGACGCCTGGTCCCGGGCATGAACGACGCGCTCGCGAAGATCGAGATCGGCGGCATCTCCCTGCCGATCGCGCTCGGTCTGCTCGTGATGATGTACCCGGTCCTGGCCAAGGTCCGCTACGACCAGCTCGACCGCGTCACCGGCGACCGCAAGCTGGTGATCTCCTCGCTGGTCATCAACTGGATCGTCGGCCCCGCCGTGATGTTCGCCCTGGCCTGGATCTTCCTGCCGGACCTCCCCGAGTACCGCACCGGCCTGATCGTCGTCGGCCTGGCCCGCTGCATCGCGATGGTCATCATCTGGAACGACCTCGCCTGCGGCGACCGCGAGGCCGCCGCCGTCCTCGTCGCCCTCAACTCCGTCTTCCAGGTGTTCGCCTTCGGCCTGCTGGGCTGGCTCTACCTCGACCTGCTGCCCCGCTGGCTGCACCTGGGCGACGGCCAGGGCCTCGACGTGTCCGTCTGGCACATCGCCCTGAACGTCATCGTCTTCCTCGGCGTCCCCCTCCTGGCGGGCTTCCTCACCCGCCGCATCGGCGAGCGGAAGATGGGCCGCGAGACGTACGAGGCGACGTTCCTTCCGAGGATCGGCCCCTGGGCGCTCTACGGGCTGCTCTTCACGATCGTCGTCCTCTTCGCCCTCCAGGGCAGGACCATCACCTCCCAGCCGCTGGACGTCGTACGCATCGCGCTGCCGCTGCTGGTGTACTTCGCGGTCATGTTCTTCGGCACCTTCCTCCTCGGCAAGAGCCTCGGCCTGGCCTACGACCGCACCGCGACGCTGGCGTTCACCGCGGCGGGCAACAACTTCGAGCTCGCCATCGCGGTCGCCATCGCCACCTTCGGCGTCACCTCGGGTCAGGCCCTCTCCGGCGTGGTCGGCCCGCTCATCGAAGTCCCCGTCCTCATCGGCCTGGTGTACGTCGCGCTCGCCTGGCGCCGGAAGTTCGCCCCCGACAAGGTGGCGTCCTGA
- a CDS encoding IucA/IucC family siderophore biosynthesis protein, with amino-acid sequence MTALTTAVDAEADLLLRVLGALLREDVVGLRTRSTQVEREDGRWLRLAPEGGGGALLLPVVEDGFQSTYTARLPLLVRESDDRELTTHDDVLTALAALAHPADRPGFDAFAEECRQTLATMRLHDRTRDEVTGRLADRYGADPADWTGLTGALAHDTLAARHDHPVYPAARGRSGLTEPQLRAYAPEFHPRFALHWLAVPRDAVTVPGGHARLPDQWPTPALLGLPERFHHHVALPVHPLTVGEPLAEALRATGLDGRAVLAEHPHRDAVPTLSMRTVALTSDPDLHLKLPLSTATLGLRNRRTIKPGTLVDGAAGQRLLEAVTAREARFVDTVLHADETVYAHAGHELLAVLARRYPAGLDDAVITPMAALLSEAPGGATVLDRLADRFYGGDPLALLDACLTLLFDWQTTLFGYGIALESHQQNVSVVLDRDAEGRTRLRLLLKDNDGPRIHTDRMRATLGTDAPDPSDFDDARIFGPDDQAVTDLFTTITVHLCAGAYAFGLARSGRAPLDTLLALVRDRLTEAVERLGTGAGEPGAVLRARVLDAPQLPVKAMVSAGSLLTKERSGAADINKHYTTGPNYLLRTAVAR; translated from the coding sequence GTGACGGCGCTCACCACGGCGGTGGACGCCGAGGCGGACCTGCTGCTGCGCGTGCTCGGCGCACTGCTCCGTGAGGACGTCGTGGGCCTGCGCACCCGCTCCACGCAGGTGGAGCGGGAGGACGGCCGCTGGCTGCGGCTGGCCCCCGAAGGCGGTGGCGGCGCCCTGCTGCTCCCCGTCGTCGAGGACGGCTTCCAGAGCACGTACACCGCCCGACTGCCCCTGCTCGTAAGGGAGTCGGACGACCGCGAGCTGACCACCCACGACGACGTGCTCACCGCCCTGGCCGCGCTCGCCCACCCCGCCGACCGGCCCGGCTTCGACGCCTTCGCCGAGGAGTGCCGCCAGACCCTCGCCACCATGCGGCTGCACGACCGCACCCGCGACGAGGTCACCGGACGCCTCGCCGACCGCTACGGCGCCGACCCCGCCGACTGGACCGGCCTCACCGGCGCGCTCGCCCACGACACCCTCGCCGCCCGCCACGACCACCCGGTCTACCCGGCCGCCCGAGGGCGCTCCGGCCTCACCGAGCCCCAACTGCGCGCGTACGCACCGGAGTTCCACCCCCGCTTCGCACTGCACTGGCTGGCCGTACCGCGCGACGCGGTCACCGTGCCCGGTGGCCACGCCCGGCTGCCCGACCAGTGGCCCACGCCCGCACTGCTCGGCCTGCCGGAGCGCTTCCATCACCATGTCGCGCTCCCCGTACACCCGTTGACGGTCGGCGAGCCCCTGGCCGAGGCCCTGCGCGCCACCGGACTCGACGGCCGGGCCGTGCTTGCCGAACACCCGCACCGGGACGCCGTACCGACCCTGTCGATGCGTACCGTCGCACTGACCTCCGACCCCGACCTCCACCTCAAACTGCCGCTCTCCACCGCGACGTTGGGGCTGCGCAACCGCCGGACCATCAAGCCCGGCACCCTCGTCGACGGGGCTGCGGGACAGCGCCTGCTGGAAGCCGTGACCGCCCGCGAAGCGCGCTTCGTCGACACGGTCCTGCACGCCGACGAGACGGTGTACGCCCACGCGGGGCACGAACTCCTCGCCGTACTCGCCCGCCGCTACCCCGCCGGACTCGACGACGCCGTGATCACCCCCATGGCCGCCCTGCTGAGCGAGGCTCCCGGCGGCGCGACGGTGCTCGACCGCCTCGCCGACCGCTTCTACGGCGGCGATCCGCTCGCCCTGCTCGACGCCTGCCTCACCCTGCTCTTCGACTGGCAGACCACGCTCTTCGGCTACGGCATCGCGCTGGAGTCCCACCAGCAGAACGTCTCCGTCGTCCTGGACCGCGACGCGGAAGGCCGCACCCGGCTGCGGCTGCTGCTCAAGGACAACGACGGCCCGCGCATCCACACCGACCGCATGCGCGCGACCCTGGGGACCGACGCGCCGGACCCGTCCGACTTCGACGACGCCCGGATCTTCGGCCCGGACGACCAGGCGGTCACCGACCTGTTCACCACCATCACCGTCCACCTGTGCGCGGGCGCGTACGCCTTCGGACTGGCCCGCAGCGGCCGCGCCCCGCTGGACACGCTGCTCGCTCTCGTACGCGACAGGCTCACGGAAGCCGTCGAGCGGCTCGGCACCGGGGCGGGGGAGCCCGGCGCGGTGCTGCGCGCCCGGGTGCTGGACGCCCCGCAGCTGCCGGTCAAGGCGATGGTCAGCGCCGGATCGCTGCTCACCAAGGAGCGTTCGGGCGCCGCCGACATCAACAAGCACTACACCACCGGCCCGAACTACCTGCTGCGGACGGCGGTCGCGCGATGA
- a CDS encoding helix-turn-helix transcriptional regulator has protein sequence MLTSVDTDVIRVLGDPLRLKIVTLLARETLCTTHLVEETGAKQTNLSNHMKVLREAGIVDTEPCGRFTYYKLKPEVLDGLSAQFAELAASARGAAQNKRAC, from the coding sequence ATGCTGACTTCAGTCGACACTGATGTGATCCGGGTGCTGGGCGATCCGCTCCGCCTGAAGATCGTGACCCTGCTGGCCCGCGAGACGCTCTGCACGACACACCTGGTCGAGGAGACCGGAGCGAAGCAGACCAACCTCTCGAACCACATGAAGGTGCTGCGCGAGGCCGGGATCGTGGACACCGAGCCGTGCGGCCGGTTCACCTACTACAAGCTCAAGCCCGAGGTCCTGGACGGCCTTTCCGCACAGTTCGCCGAGCTCGCCGCCTCCGCCCGAGGTGCCGCCCAGAACAAGAGGGCCTGCTGA
- a CDS encoding NAD(P)-binding domain-containing protein: protein MNASTSAEALPVVVIGAGPIGLAAAAQLVEQGLRPLVLEAGSTAAAAVRQWSHVRLFSPWSEVVDPAAEKLLAPTGWVRPDGSGYPSGGDWADHYLQPLADALGDRVRTGATVTGVSRTGRDRVVDADREAQPFVVHLTRTDGSEERVLARAVIDASGTWNTPSPAGGSGLPALGERSAADRITYRVPDLRDPAVRARYAGKRTAVIGSGASAFTALAHLADLATSDDGTGTHGVWVLRRGISGSTFGGGEADQLPARGALGLAAKAAVDNGHADAVTGFRTGAVERDDAARLVLVGEDGRRLDPVDEVIVLTGFRPDLTFLDELRLALDERLQAPISLAPLIDPNQHSCGTVYPHGHRELSHPEPGIHLVGMKSYGRAPTFLAMTGYEQVRSIAAALAGHTDSADRIELTLPETGVCGGTGLSDPPPTEEPATGSCCAPAPALPQLAPHTSPSPLTEEASPGGCCGS, encoded by the coding sequence GTGAACGCATCCACCTCTGCCGAAGCCCTGCCCGTCGTCGTGATCGGCGCAGGTCCGATCGGTCTCGCCGCCGCTGCCCAACTCGTCGAGCAGGGGCTTCGGCCGCTCGTCCTGGAGGCCGGTTCCACCGCCGCAGCGGCCGTACGCCAGTGGTCGCACGTGCGTCTGTTCTCCCCCTGGTCCGAGGTCGTCGATCCGGCCGCCGAGAAGCTCCTCGCCCCCACCGGCTGGGTACGCCCCGACGGATCGGGCTACCCCTCCGGCGGCGACTGGGCCGACCACTACCTCCAGCCCCTCGCCGACGCCCTCGGCGACAGGGTCCGCACCGGCGCCACCGTCACCGGCGTCTCCCGTACCGGCCGCGACCGCGTCGTCGACGCCGACCGCGAGGCACAGCCGTTCGTCGTCCACCTCACCCGCACGGACGGCAGCGAGGAGCGCGTCCTGGCCCGCGCGGTCATCGACGCCTCCGGTACCTGGAACACTCCGAGCCCGGCCGGCGGCAGCGGCCTGCCCGCCCTCGGCGAGAGGAGTGCCGCCGACCGCATCACCTACCGGGTCCCCGACCTCAGGGACCCGGCCGTCCGTGCCCGCTACGCGGGCAAGCGCACCGCGGTCATCGGCTCCGGCGCCTCCGCCTTCACCGCACTCGCCCACCTCGCCGACCTCGCGACGTCCGACGACGGCACCGGCACCCACGGCGTATGGGTCCTGCGCCGAGGCATCTCCGGCAGCACCTTCGGCGGCGGCGAGGCCGACCAGCTCCCCGCCCGTGGTGCCCTCGGTCTCGCCGCCAAGGCCGCCGTCGACAACGGCCACGCCGACGCCGTCACGGGCTTCCGTACCGGTGCCGTCGAGCGCGACGACGCCGCCCGCCTCGTCCTGGTCGGCGAGGACGGCCGCCGCCTGGACCCGGTCGACGAGGTCATCGTCCTCACCGGCTTCCGCCCCGACCTCACCTTCCTGGACGAACTGCGCCTCGCCCTCGACGAACGCCTCCAGGCCCCCATCTCACTGGCCCCCCTGATCGACCCCAACCAGCACTCCTGCGGCACCGTCTACCCCCACGGCCACCGCGAGCTCTCCCACCCCGAACCCGGCATCCACCTCGTCGGCATGAAGTCCTACGGCCGCGCCCCGACCTTCCTCGCCATGACCGGCTACGAACAGGTCCGCTCCATCGCCGCCGCCCTCGCGGGCCACACCGACTCCGCCGACCGGATCGAACTCACCCTCCCCGAAACCGGAGTGTGCGGCGGCACCGGCCTCTCCGACCCCCCACCGACGGAAGAGCCCGCCACCGGGTCCTGCTGCGCCCCCGCCCCCGCACTGCCGCAACTCGCCCCCCACACCTCACCCTCGCCCCTCACGGAGGAAGCATCACCGGGCGGCTGCTGCGGCTCCTGA
- a CDS encoding MFS transporter, which yields MSAPVLPEVRPPEESAAAPQPLGRRQVHAVAGCYFVASFAALGLPPYFTEILPSLGDSTAQWAGVLYVVPTVFAAVGAPFWGRLADRFGRKRLLLRAQLGLTLSFLIAGWADSIATFTAALVLQGILGGTFAASNGYLGAALEGPALSRALTLMQGAARAALVLAPIVVGSLSPWVSPHRQYALLAVLPLTAALLIAALPESRGSRERGTGQPADPVAAEDTAAPTAAPRTSLYALYALEFAFVFSTVISFPYLMTLIEQRVPGTSPALAGVLFALPHLCYLLAAMAVHSAFHRRPRLGIALGFTCIALGLAGHGPADSLLSLTAVRLLLGAGLTLGLVCLSVLAAECAEGRAPGGLFGSIEFFSKAGAVAAGVAAAVGNSLFGPAAPVLTGTAVAVLTVCAVALSSLKLRPLKLRSLKLRSLRIRWSR from the coding sequence ATGAGTGCCCCCGTACTCCCCGAGGTCCGGCCCCCGGAAGAGAGCGCCGCCGCACCGCAGCCCCTCGGGCGACGCCAGGTGCACGCCGTGGCCGGGTGCTACTTCGTGGCGTCCTTCGCCGCCCTCGGCCTGCCGCCCTACTTCACCGAGATCCTGCCGAGCCTCGGCGACAGCACCGCCCAGTGGGCCGGAGTGCTCTACGTCGTCCCCACCGTCTTCGCGGCGGTTGGCGCCCCGTTCTGGGGGCGGCTCGCCGACCGCTTCGGCCGCAAACGGCTGCTGCTGCGCGCCCAGTTGGGCCTCACCCTGTCCTTCCTGATCGCGGGGTGGGCCGACTCGATCGCCACCTTCACGGCCGCGCTGGTGCTCCAGGGCATCCTCGGCGGCACGTTCGCCGCGTCGAACGGCTACCTCGGTGCGGCGCTGGAGGGACCGGCCCTGTCCAGGGCGCTCACCTTGATGCAGGGGGCCGCGCGGGCCGCACTGGTCCTCGCCCCGATCGTGGTCGGCTCGCTGTCGCCCTGGGTGTCACCGCACCGGCAGTACGCCCTGCTCGCCGTGCTGCCGCTCACGGCGGCCCTGCTGATCGCGGCGCTGCCGGAGTCGCGGGGGTCGAGGGAGCGGGGCACCGGGCAGCCTGCGGACCCGGTGGCCGCCGAGGACACGGCAGCCCCGACCGCTGCCCCTCGGACCTCCCTGTACGCGCTGTACGCCCTGGAGTTCGCGTTCGTCTTCTCCACCGTCATCTCCTTCCCGTACCTGATGACGCTCATCGAGCAGCGCGTTCCCGGCACCTCGCCCGCCCTGGCCGGAGTCCTCTTCGCGCTGCCCCACCTGTGCTACCTGCTGGCCGCCATGGCGGTGCACTCGGCCTTCCACCGCCGCCCCCGGCTCGGCATCGCCCTGGGATTCACCTGCATCGCGCTCGGTCTGGCCGGGCACGGCCCGGCCGACTCGCTGCTGTCCCTGACGGCGGTACGGCTGCTGCTGGGCGCGGGCCTGACGCTCGGGCTGGTCTGCCTGTCGGTGCTGGCGGCCGAGTGCGCCGAGGGGCGGGCCCCCGGCGGGCTGTTCGGCTCGATCGAGTTCTTCTCCAAGGCCGGTGCGGTCGCCGCCGGTGTGGCCGCCGCCGTGGGCAACAGCCTCTTCGGCCCCGCCGCACCCGTGCTGACCGGCACCGCCGTGGCCGTGCTCACCGTGTGCGCGGTCGCCCTCTCGTCCCTGAAGCTCCGCCCTCTGAAGCTCCGCTCCCTGAAGCTCCGCTCTCTGCGCATCCGCTGGAGTCGTTGA
- a CDS encoding helix-turn-helix transcriptional regulator, whose protein sequence is MTTKMLPLLETGAVTPCCPPLSERPLTAEEAERTSVMFKALGDPVRLRLFSLVASHEGGEACVCDISDVGVSQPTVSHHLKKLREAGLLTSERRGTWVYYRVEPSVLAAMGQLLTRAVPA, encoded by the coding sequence ATGACGACGAAGATGCTGCCGCTGCTGGAAACGGGAGCCGTCACCCCGTGCTGCCCGCCGCTCTCCGAGCGCCCGCTGACGGCGGAGGAGGCCGAGCGGACCTCGGTCATGTTCAAGGCGCTGGGGGACCCTGTGCGGCTGCGGCTGTTCTCCCTGGTCGCCTCGCACGAGGGCGGCGAGGCGTGCGTGTGCGACATCTCCGACGTCGGCGTCTCCCAGCCGACCGTCTCCCACCACCTGAAGAAGCTCCGCGAGGCCGGACTGCTGACCTCCGAGCGGCGCGGGACGTGGGTGTACTACCGAGTGGAGCCTTCTGTACTGGCCGCCATGGGCCAGCTCCTCACCCGCGCGGTCCCCGCGTGA
- a CDS encoding arsenate reductase ArsC, translated as MADKPSVLFVCVHNAGRSQMAAAWLAHLAGDRIEVRSAGSAPGAAVNPAAVAAMAEVGIDISRETPKILTVDAVKESDVCITMGCGDTCPVFPGKRYLDWKLEDPAGRGVEAVRPIRDEIRSLVEGLIAEIATDTPDAPDTADTADTADMPDTTV; from the coding sequence ATGGCCGACAAGCCGTCCGTCCTGTTCGTCTGCGTCCACAACGCCGGCCGCTCCCAGATGGCCGCCGCCTGGCTCGCCCACCTCGCCGGGGACCGTATCGAGGTCCGTTCGGCCGGTTCCGCGCCGGGGGCGGCCGTGAACCCGGCCGCCGTGGCAGCCATGGCCGAGGTCGGCATCGACATCTCGCGGGAGACGCCGAAGATCCTCACCGTCGACGCGGTGAAGGAGTCCGACGTCTGCATCACCATGGGATGCGGCGACACCTGCCCCGTCTTCCCCGGCAAGCGCTATCTCGACTGGAAGCTGGAGGATCCGGCCGGTCGGGGCGTCGAGGCCGTCCGTCCCATCCGCGACGAGATCAGGAGCCTGGTGGAGGGGCTGATCGCCGAGATCGCGACGGACACGCCGGACGCGCCGGACACGGCGGACACAGCGGACACGGCGGATATGCCGGACACGACTGTGTGA
- a CDS encoding IucA/IucC family siderophore biosynthesis protein yields the protein MSLTDSLVTPSVTATPGGLPTADDAVAHTLLNCLLREVSGPEHQTAVTDGHLLLRLPRRGVLLRVALRRTSLLGAHRFTGPVREQQGGDWAEIDWRRLAVYTQDELSSRTGVHNEEFLDQIASSHQAITAALDVRATRPDKDDTAATDGGSAVRDPAYATTNPAFAPTDGGLAAYLSSEQSLLFGHRFHPTPKARTGSIASWLSYAPETGSSFPLRHLAVREYLIGQETAEPGAADVFDGLRPDVPDGYRLLPAHPWQYEMLSENPRLREAVERGDILDLGLAGRPFAATASVRTLYDGDTFLKFSLNVRITNCLRKNASYELSGAVALTRLLQPALTDLADRFPGTAMLREPAYRTLHLPGPDGTPDHALLEGFGVIVREGLAQKLLPGTTPLLAAAVADEYPTGPGHVSRLLAGAAPETVLAWWSAYLTLLVPPVLAAYFDHGLVLEPHLQNVVVCVDEEGMPAQLLLRDLEGTKLLPEHHADTLAALPAEVAGPMTYDAERGWDRVVYCLLVNHVAELLAALADLHPQTERALWARVRSTLQTYADRYGCPPRLAALLAGVPLPAKANLLTRWERKADREAGYVRLPSPLAEALLSETLLSETLLSDTVLSETAHDTWSTR from the coding sequence ATGTCCCTGACCGATTCACTCGTCACCCCCTCCGTCACCGCCACTCCCGGGGGGCTGCCCACCGCTGACGACGCCGTGGCCCACACCCTCCTCAACTGCCTCCTGAGAGAGGTGTCGGGCCCCGAGCACCAGACCGCGGTCACCGACGGCCACCTGCTGCTGCGCCTGCCCCGCCGGGGCGTCCTGCTGCGCGTCGCGCTGCGCCGCACGTCGCTGCTGGGCGCCCACCGCTTCACCGGGCCGGTGCGGGAGCAGCAGGGCGGCGACTGGGCGGAGATCGACTGGCGTCGGCTCGCCGTGTACACGCAGGACGAGCTGTCGTCGCGTACGGGCGTGCACAACGAGGAGTTCCTGGACCAGATCGCCTCCAGCCACCAGGCGATCACGGCAGCCCTCGACGTACGCGCCACCCGCCCCGACAAGGACGACACCGCCGCCACGGACGGCGGATCAGCGGTCCGGGACCCCGCGTACGCCACCACGAACCCCGCGTTCGCCCCCACGGACGGCGGTCTCGCCGCCTACCTCTCCTCCGAACAGTCCCTCCTCTTCGGCCACCGCTTCCACCCCACCCCGAAGGCCCGCACCGGCTCCATCGCCTCCTGGCTCTCCTACGCCCCCGAGACCGGGTCCTCCTTCCCCCTCCGCCACCTCGCGGTGCGCGAGTACCTGATCGGCCAGGAGACCGCCGAGCCCGGCGCCGCCGACGTGTTCGACGGGCTGCGCCCCGACGTCCCGGACGGCTACCGGCTGCTGCCCGCCCACCCGTGGCAGTACGAGATGCTGAGCGAGAACCCCCGGCTGCGCGAGGCCGTCGAGCGGGGCGACATCCTCGACCTGGGCCTGGCCGGAAGGCCGTTCGCCGCCACCGCGTCCGTACGCACCCTGTATGACGGCGACACGTTCCTGAAGTTCAGCCTGAACGTGCGCATCACCAACTGCCTGCGCAAAAACGCCAGTTACGAACTCTCCGGGGCCGTCGCCCTGACCCGCCTCCTGCAACCGGCCCTCACCGACCTGGCCGACCGCTTCCCCGGCACCGCGATGCTCCGCGAACCCGCCTACCGCACCCTCCACCTGCCGGGCCCCGACGGCACCCCGGACCACGCCCTGCTCGAAGGCTTCGGCGTGATCGTCCGCGAGGGCCTGGCCCAGAAGCTGCTGCCCGGCACCACCCCGCTGCTCGCGGCGGCCGTCGCCGACGAGTACCCGACCGGCCCGGGACACGTCTCCCGGCTGCTCGCCGGGGCGGCCCCCGAGACCGTCCTCGCCTGGTGGTCGGCGTACCTCACTCTGCTCGTCCCGCCCGTCCTGGCCGCCTACTTCGACCACGGCCTGGTGCTGGAACCGCACCTCCAGAACGTCGTCGTCTGCGTCGACGAGGAGGGCATGCCCGCACAGCTCCTCCTCCGCGACCTGGAGGGCACCAAGCTCCTCCCCGAGCACCACGCCGACACCCTGGCCGCACTGCCCGCCGAGGTCGCGGGCCCCATGACGTACGACGCCGAGCGCGGCTGGGACCGGGTCGTCTACTGCCTGCTGGTCAACCACGTCGCCGAACTGCTCGCCGCCCTCGCCGACCTGCACCCGCAGACCGAGCGCGCCCTGTGGGCCCGGGTCCGGTCCACCCTCCAGACGTACGCCGACCGGTACGGCTGCCCGCCACGGCTCGCGGCGCTGCTCGCCGGGGTGCCGCTACCCGCGAAGGCCAACCTGCTGACCCGCTGGGAACGCAAGGCCGACCGCGAGGCGGGTTACGTCCGCCTCCCCTCCCCGCTGGCCGAGGCCCTGCTGTCCGAGACGCTGCTGTCCGAGACCTTGCTGTCCGACACCGTGCTGTCCGAGACGGCCCACGACACCTGGAGCACCCGATGA
- a CDS encoding type III PLP-dependent enzyme, translated as MTTPAPTPAVRDRTLSLPSHELPAYVYDVSALRTHAATVRAALPPSIELYYAAKANPEPEILAALGPYVDGYEVSSGGELAHVRKAAPDRPLAFGGPGKTPAEIASALELGVARFHVESIHELHVLAALARRADVRDVGVLLRFNLPVPGDSLADSSLAMGGRPTPFGLDPADADTAVRLLTDGTHPHLRLLGVHAHLASGLHAPAQLAIAASIVTWAADLAARHRVRLAEVNVGGGMTVDYAAPDQLFDWAAYGTGLARLAVAHPDLTLRIEPGRALTAYCGWYVTQVLDVKLSHGEEFAVVRGGTHHLRTPATKNHDQPCTVLPVDAWPHPWPRPTAQHSRVTLTGQLCTPKDLLSRHVPAPGLRAGDRVAFALAGAYAWNISHHDFLMHPRPTFHFLDRTPQT; from the coding sequence ATGACCACCCCTGCCCCCACCCCTGCGGTGCGCGACCGCACCCTCTCCCTCCCTTCCCACGAACTGCCCGCCTACGTCTACGACGTGAGTGCCCTGCGCACCCACGCAGCCACCGTCCGCGCGGCCCTCCCACCGTCCATCGAGCTGTACTACGCCGCCAAGGCCAACCCCGAGCCGGAGATCCTCGCCGCGCTCGGCCCGTACGTCGACGGCTACGAGGTCTCCTCGGGCGGCGAGCTGGCCCACGTCCGCAAGGCGGCCCCCGACCGCCCCCTGGCCTTCGGCGGCCCCGGCAAGACCCCGGCGGAGATCGCCTCGGCACTCGAACTGGGCGTGGCGCGCTTCCACGTGGAAAGCATCCACGAGCTGCACGTACTGGCAGCCCTGGCGCGGCGCGCGGACGTTCGCGACGTGGGTGTCCTGCTCCGCTTCAACCTCCCCGTCCCCGGCGACTCGCTGGCGGACAGCTCCCTGGCGATGGGCGGCCGTCCCACCCCGTTCGGCCTCGACCCCGCCGACGCGGACACGGCCGTCCGCCTCCTCACCGACGGCACCCACCCCCACCTTCGGCTGCTCGGCGTCCACGCCCACTTGGCGAGCGGCCTGCACGCCCCCGCCCAACTGGCGATCGCCGCATCCATCGTCACCTGGGCAGCCGACCTGGCCGCCCGCCACCGCGTCCGCCTCGCCGAGGTGAACGTCGGCGGCGGCATGACCGTCGACTACGCCGCCCCCGACCAGCTCTTCGACTGGGCCGCCTACGGCACCGGGCTCGCCCGTCTCGCCGTCGCCCACCCCGACCTCACCCTGCGCATCGAGCCGGGCCGCGCCCTGACCGCGTACTGCGGCTGGTACGTCACCCAGGTGCTGGACGTGAAGCTCAGCCACGGCGAGGAGTTCGCCGTCGTCCGGGGCGGCACCCACCACCTGCGCACCCCCGCGACCAAGAACCACGACCAGCCCTGCACCGTCCTCCCGGTCGACGCCTGGCCCCACCCCTGGCCGCGCCCGACCGCCCAGCACTCCCGCGTCACCCTCACCGGCCAGCTCTGCACCCCCAAGGACCTCCTCTCCCGTCACGTCCCGGCCCCGGGCCTGCGCGCGGGCGACCGCGTGGCCTTCGCCCTCGCGGGCGCCTACGCCTGGAACATCTCCCACCACGACTTCCTGATGCACCCCCGCCCGACCTTCCACTTCCTCGACCGGACGCCCCAGACCTGA
- a CDS encoding GNAT family N-acetyltransferase has protein sequence MSVTVVPLTAVHAQEVLTIYRAGIDEGNATFETTAPTWAEFDAVKLDAHRFAALDDDGKLLGWVAATRVSDRCAYAGVVEHSVYVHPGARGRGAAGQLLLALVESTEAAGIWTIQSGIFPENAASLAVHQRAGFRVIGTRERIGRHHGVWRDVVLVERRSPVLR, from the coding sequence GTGAGCGTCACCGTGGTGCCGCTGACCGCCGTGCACGCGCAGGAGGTCCTAACGATCTACCGGGCGGGCATCGACGAGGGCAACGCCACCTTCGAGACCACCGCCCCGACCTGGGCGGAGTTCGACGCCGTAAAGCTGGACGCACACCGCTTCGCGGCGCTCGACGACGACGGCAAGCTGCTCGGCTGGGTCGCCGCCACCCGGGTCTCCGACCGCTGCGCGTACGCGGGTGTCGTGGAGCACTCCGTCTACGTCCACCCCGGCGCTCGCGGGCGGGGCGCCGCCGGTCAACTGCTGCTCGCTCTGGTGGAGTCGACGGAAGCTGCGGGGATCTGGACGATCCAGTCCGGGATCTTTCCCGAGAACGCCGCCAGCCTCGCCGTCCACCAGCGGGCCGGATTCCGGGTCATCGGCACCCGCGAGCGGATCGGCCGCCACCACGGCGTCTGGCGTGACGTGGTCCTGGTCGAGCGCCGCAGCCCCGTTCTCCGGTAG